One Neomonachus schauinslandi chromosome 9, ASM220157v2, whole genome shotgun sequence DNA segment encodes these proteins:
- the PTGR2 gene encoding prostaglandin reductase 2 translates to MIVQRVVLNSRPGKNGNPVAENFRVEEVNLSDNINEGQVQVRTLYLSVDPYMRCRMNEDTGTDYIRAWQLSQVVDGGGIGIVEESKHINFTKGDFVISLYWPWQTKVILDGNSLEKVDPQLVDGNLSYFLGAIGMPGLTSLIGIQEKGHITGGSNQTMVVSGAAGACGSLAGQIGHLMGCSRVVGICGTQEKCLFLTSELGFDAAVNYKKGNVAEQLRELCPAGVDVYFDNVGGDISDAVISQMNQNSHIILCGQISQYNKDVPYPPPLPPAVEAIQKERNITRERFLVLNYKDKFESGILQLSQWFKEGKLKIKETVINGLENMGAAFQSMMTGGNLGKQIVCISEETSV, encoded by the exons ATGATTGTACAAAGAGTGGTATTGAATTCCCGACCTG gaaaaaatggtAATCCAGTGGCAGAAAATTTCCGAGTAGAAGAAGTAAATTTATCAGATAATATCAATGAAGGACAAGTACAAGTGAGAACTCTTTATCTTTCTGTGGATCCATACATG cgTTGCAGAATGAATGAAGACACTGGTACTGATTATATAAGAGCTTGGCAGTTGTCTCAAGTGGTTGATGGTGGAGGTATTGGGATTGTAGAAGAAAGCAAACACATAAATTTTACCAAAGGCGATTTTGTGATTTCTTTATATTGGCCCTGGCAAACCAAGGTTATTCTGGATGGAAATAGCCTTGAAAAG gtagACCCACAACTTGTGGATGGGAACCTTTCATACTTTCTTGGAGCTATAGGTATGCCTGGTTTGACTTCCTTGATTGGGATACAGGAAAAAGGTCATATAACTGGTGGATCTAATCAGACAATGGTTGTTAGTGGAGCTGCCGGTGCTTGTGGATCCTTGGCCGGGCAG ATTGGCCATTTGATGGGCTGTTCCAGAGTGGTGGGAATTTGTGGAACACAGGAGAAGTGCCTCTTTCTGACCTCAGAACTAGGCTTTGATGCTGCAGTTAATTATAAAAAGGGGAATGTGGCAGAACAGCTCCGTGAATTATGCCCAGCTGGAGTGGATGTTTACTTTGACAATGTTGGTGGTGACATCAGTGATGCAGTGATAAGTCAG ATGAATCAGAACAGCCATATCATCCTGTGTGGTCAAATTTCTCAGTACAACAAAGATGTGCCTTATCCTCCTCCACTACCCCCTGCTGTAGAAGcaatccaaaaagaaagaaacatcacaAG AGAAAGATTTCTGGTGTTGAACTATAAGGACAAATTTGAGTCTGGCATTCTACAGCTGAGTCAGTGGTTTAAAGAAGGGAAGCTAAAG ATCAAAGAAACTGTGATAAATGGATTGGAAAACATGGGAG ctgCATTCCAGTCCATGATGACAGGAGGTAACCTGGGAAAGCAGATAGTTTGCATTTCAGAAGAAACCTCTGTGTAA